A genomic window from Acipenser ruthenus unplaced genomic scaffold, fAciRut3.2 maternal haplotype, whole genome shotgun sequence includes:
- the LOC131734735 gene encoding skin secretory protein xP2-like, whose amino-acid sequence MSCFGYEEELAPEWEEPVHPAPRRGDHERPTPRRGDRGNPKPERQLFPPPPAEQECLLFPPPPAEGECLLSPSPPAEEECLLVSLSQPGEEECLLVSPSQPAEDECLQVTPSQPAEEECLLVSPSEGEPHQSPAIGGAPHQSPAIRGAPHQSPAIGGEPHQSPAIGGDYTLLPPSSPGDYTLLPPSSPGDYTLLPPSPAGAEQLGAASTSATSTSRGSMPAGSTSTSRGSMPAGITSPTAIFTPKRRGAGVTSASITTRGRGAEAASPFTNSSRTCCWHSSATTT is encoded by the exons ATGTCCTGCTTTGG ttatgaggaggaactagcacctgagtgggaggagcccgtgcatccagcgcccagacggggggaccacgAGCGTCCaacgcccagacggggggaccgcgggaatccaaaGCCTGAGAGacagctgttcccacctccaccagcagagcaagaatgcctgctgttcccacctccaccagcagagggagaatgcctgctgtccccatctccaccagcagaggaagaatgcctgctggtttccctatCACAACCAggagaggaagaatgcctgctggtttccccatcacaaccagcagaggacgAATGCCTGCAGGTtaccccatcacaaccagcagaggaagaatgcctgctggtttccccttccgagggagagccacaccagtcccctgcaatagggggagcGCCGCATCAGTCCCCTGCAATAAGGGGagcgccgcaccagtcccctgcaatagggggagagccgcaccagtcccctgcaatagggggagactacacgctgctcccaccttcgtcgccaggagactacacgctgctcccaccttcgtcgccaggagactacacgctgctcccaccttcaccggcaggagcagagcagctgggagctgcctctacctccgccacttccaccagcagagggtcaatgcctgctgggtccacttccaccagcagagggtcaatgcctgctggtatcacttccccgacCGCCATCTTCACccccaagaggagaggagcaggagttacctctgcctccatcaccaccaggggAAGAGGTGCagaagctgcctctcccttcacaaaCAGTAGCAGGACTTGCtgctggcattcctcagcaaCCACTACATag